One Argentina anserina chromosome 6, drPotAnse1.1, whole genome shotgun sequence genomic window, CTCCACTCGAGATCGAATCTAACAAGGGCAGAGGAATTCCAATTTCTGGAAAATTCGGGGTGTTTCAGCCCTAAATAATACCCGGATCAATTCCAATTCGACCCGGCCCGGAACCatttcgacccgacccgactcgGAGACCCGAATTCTATTATTTTGGTTGTCAGTGTAGGTTCACTGACGGTGTAGGTACACCCAAGACAGGTTCAACTTCACTTCATTCTATTGTGTTTCCGCTGCATCAATCCTGTTTTTTCGTTTTCAATGGGTTTTAGAGATGACACAGAGAGTTCTCAGTTCTATTGTGTttcttgctcttattgttatGATACTAATCATGCTCGGGCAacatgttggaagttgtatccacaccttaggcctaagcgGCCTAATTATCATCCACATGCGCACGCCGCCATTCAATTCGTCCAcgaaccagatatctatgaCCGGGTTGGACATGATCCTCACACAGTAGGAGGAGCTatacctaccgcatccatagctGTTCGtagtaaaattggtatggctttgaatatttctcactttgtcggttttgatacatggattattgattctggtgcatctgatcatatgactgatgacaaatcttattttaccgtattgtctcctccaccagtaccctatgttactaatgctaatggtgaggcattttcCGTATTAGGAaaagggtcagttcgtattactcccacaatagagcttcacgatgtgctctatgtacctgctttatctcatcatttgatatctgttcctcAATTAaacactgacgctaagtgttctgtgacctttttccctatgtatgtcatatttcaggatcttctcaccggggagttaattggtcggaggtatctgaggggccggttgtttcatctggatcaaacatatgcgggggagaaaccaggggcacagtctcgaaccgctttaatctccacttctgataagctaagtgaaatttgtTTATGGcaccgtcgcttagggcatccatcttttagtgttatgaaaaaatctatgcctactttgtttttcagtgtggatgagtcttctttacattgtgaaacatgtgttttgagcaagagtcatcggtctacCTATTCCTCTAGTAAATCTAATAAAAGtactcttccttttgaattaattcattctgatgtttggggaccttccaaagagtctactgtgtcaggaatgcggtactatgtgtcatttattgatgattgcacccgtctttcgtggattgtttttcttaaaactaaaaatgaggttttcccggcttttcaagccttctataccactgtgcaaacacaatataatgccacaattagagttcttcgttctgataatgggggggggaatatgtgaatcatgtctttcaggagttctttaactcacacggaattgttcatcaaacaacgtgtccttacacacccgAGCAGAATggcgtttctgaaaggaaaaatcgtcatttacttgaaatggctcggtgtattctttttagtgcccatatgcctaagtatctttggggtgatgctgtcatcacttccgcccacctcattaatcgtcttccttttcataatcttcctgcccgtatttttggttgtgttgcttttgtccatcttccaaaacatcagcggtctaaattggatgcccgggcggttaaatgtgtgtttgttgggtatggaggccatcaaaaagggtaccggtgctatcatccacctaccaagcagtactatgtcactatggatgttactttctttgaggacatgagttattttgccccttctgatactgctcttcagggggagaattcctattttgaagagctgtatcatagagagggagagacaagtaagccagtagatatggtgacaggttcagttgagattaccaatgtagCAGCTACACAGGCGCCACCGGATGGTTCCGGCggtatagtcactccagagattcaggaacCAGCAGATgaaaacacaactgcccctcatatcTCCCATACTACTGTTTCTACACCttaccaatgctctcctggtacagaagatcactcacctgaggttagtcattctattagagctactagtagacaatatgttttgctaaataggtctactcggggtcaaccaacaaaaagatatgaacctacccttcagactacagccaagtatccggtagcgaattttatatctaccaaaagattatctaagtcatatgagtcatttgtgaatcaaatatctactgtatcagtatctaacaaagtgcaggatgcattgcgagatccaaaatggaggaaagcaatggaggaagagatggaagcattacaaaagaacaatacttgggagcttgtacctccaccatatggcaataagacagtaggatgtcgttgggtgtttacaatgaagcataatccagataggtcagtaagccggtataaagcacgcttagtagcgaaggggttcacccagacatatgacatagactatgatgagacatttgcacctgttgcaaagataaacactatccgggtattgctttctgtcgctgctaacttgaactgaccacttaggcagtttgatgttaagaatgcattccttcatggagaactaacggaggaagtatacatggatcttccgcctggatatatggtcgcttctccaagtaactccgtatgcagattgataaagtctttgtatggtcttaaacagtcacctcgtgcttggtttggaagattctcacaattcatgaggaagattggctacaaacagagtaattcagaccacacgttatttctcaaatatcaacaagggaaggtaacagccctaattatatatgttgatgatatggtggttactgggaatgattctgttgaggtggataaattacagaaacagcttgccacagagtttgagatgaatgacctaggtacactcaagtacttcttaggcattgaagtagcccggggaagtgatggtatctatctgtgtcaaaggaagtacattcttgatctactaacagagacaggtatgttggactgcactcccattgatactcctattgagcagaaccatcggttagcagagtatccagatcaagtccctactgacaaacctcgttatcagaggctagttggacgttatctatcacataccagaccgattgttgcatatgcagtaagtgtattaagtcagttcatgcataatcccagcgaagatcacatggatgctgttgtaaggatcttgaagtacttgaagtcaacttcggggagaggagtaatgttctctaatcacaataaaatccttgaaatttgtggctttacagatgcagactgggctggaaatattacagatcggagatccacatcaggatactttacttttgttgggagtaatcttgttacatggaagagtaagaaacaaaaaagtgGTAGCCcgatctagtgctgaggcagaatacagaggtatggctcagggagtgtgcgaattgttatggctgagaaatttgctacaagatttgggcatTGAGCCTAAgggtgctatgcagctgtactgtgacaacaaagcggctattgatatttcacataaccctgtgcaacatgatcctacaaaacatgtggaagttgatcgtcactttataaaggagaagttaGACACAAAGatcattaattttctttttgttcctacagaagagcaacttgccgatatgctcacaaaaggagtgtctaaaaatGCTTTTTATGAcgcacttagcaagttgggcatggttgatgtatatgcgccaacttgagggggagtgttagtgCTACTTAGTGTGTGTTAGTGCTAGTTAGTGCAATTCACTTTAGCATGATTAACTCCACTTGTAATTAGCTTATATATAGATCATCAAATGTATGTATTCATCAATAAATAAACACTTATCGACTGAGGGTGTCAGCAATTGGGTTCCTTTCTTGTGCCGGCCATACTTTGCTGACCAGTTCATCGATGAGAGCTACATTTGCGATGTTTGGAAGGTGGGATTGGGGCTCGATAAGAATGGATTCATGGAAGTGGGATCATTACGCGTggagaaataaataaaaaagtcgAGCACTTGCTCAGTGATGTAGTGTTCAGAGAAAGGGCTTCCAAACTCAAGGAAATAGCTGTGACAACTATCAAAGAAGGAGGACAATCAAACAGGATATTCaagaattttattgaatgGATTAAGTCATAGATTGCTGGCAAAGGAAAGGTACCAGAAATCCCTTTGCCAAGTAACTATGCAACATTACTTGTTTTTTGCTAATAAGAACCAAACATCTGTGTGCAATGCTGTTAGATGGAACGCAATTATCATACTTCAGTGTAACAGAAAATCTTCACTGCAGTGCTAAAAACATTTAGACTTTATTTTACGGGGAAGTGAGCAAGGTAAGGAACTTAAACGAAAAACTCTCACATAATGAACAAGAACTCTTAATAGTTACCAGATCGATGAAACTAAATTAAGGATATAAAAGAACAGTACGCATTATGATTAAGAAAGAGAGCAAACAGTTTTAACCATTTTTTACAAAGTAATTTAGTTACCGGACTAAAAAGTGTAAAGTACTAGTAGCTGCAGCATGTTGCACATAGTTTGGTAGTCGCTCAATCCTAAACTCTTGTTGCTAAAATTCATgagtaataaaaataataattcctGAATGAGACACACATAAGAATACACCACATAAACATGAATTCAGCACAATAGGATACTTTAGCATCTAAATATAAACCAAACAGATTGGCCAATCAGATTGCTGATGTAAATGAGCATTTCACAGCTCTGTCTTTTGTGTTATCAAAATAGTACTGATTTTTGATAGAATTAAGAAAATATCTCTACATATTTTATGTGTTCAACCGTTTGTTCCACATGGAATGAAACGTAGTTTCATTGGTTACAGAACAAAAAGTATAAAACAAGGCGATGAAACTAAAGCCAATTCCCTGAAACTCTGAAAGCATCAACAAAGAATAAGCCAAAGAGGAAACAGACAATATACAAAATAATACACCTGCAAAGAACAAATTTGGTTGATCCCAACAAGGTGTATTCAAATAAGGCCAATAACCTAAAAGACAACACCAATTGAATTGCCTCCTCCTATTTATGATCTGATTAGGGAACTGGAATATACATCGATCTTAAGCTGCAAAATAATTTGAGAAAATGCGGAAGCCACATGTTGTAGCTATTCCTTACCCGGCACAAGGCCATGTAATTCCCTTGATGGAATTGTCACAGTGCTTAGTGAATCATGGATTTAAAGTCACATTTGTGAACACAGAGTTTAATCACAAGCGGGTCATGAATGCTACGGCTGATGAAAGCCATTTAAGGAATGCTCAAATTAAACAGGTTCCAATTTCAGATGGGTTAGAACTCTGGGAGGACAGAAATGATCTAGGAAAATTATCTGAGGCAATACAAAGAGTCATGCCTGTGAAGTTGGAGGAGCTCATAGAAAAGATCAACCAAAGGGAAAGTGATGAAGTCACCTGTGTCATTGCTGATGAGAGTTGCGGATGGGCACTGGAAGTGGCACGGAAAATGAAGATCAGGCGGGTGGTAGCATTTTGGCCTGCATCAGCTGCTGCTTTGGAAGTGATATTTTGTATCCCCAAGTTTATTCAGGAAGGAATTATCCACAAAGATGGTCAGTCATTCCTTTATCAATAACCTTTCAATATCATGCAATTATGTTACATTATATTCTAGTCAAAGGAGTTCTTAATTCAAATTGATCAAATTCACTCATCAAACTATGAAATATAGACTAGGTTGACAGAAATTTTTTATCAAGTGTGAAAAATTTTGCCGAGGTTTTTAGTGACTATACTGCCCAATTTTCTCACACACCATTGTAAATATGACAGATAATACTATGAGTCTATGATTGAATCTTTTAATATTTGGATTAAACACTACATAAGTCCacataaaacataaaatattattgtTCTGAATATAAGCTCAGTGTATACAGAAAACATATAGATAGCAGGGTCGCATTGATTTCTTACCAGTTACCATGGCCAATCAATTTGGCATGCAGGAACTGTCTTGAAAGACCAGATGGTTGAATTGGCACCAAACATGCCCACAATGAAAACCACAGACTTCATATGGGCATCCATTGGTGACTCAACCACTCaggaaatcatattccaaGTTATGGAAAGAAGCAACAAGACTGTGAAACTGGCTGACAGACTAGTTTGCAACTCAGCATTCGATCTCGAACCAGCAGCATTCACCTGCTTGGAACCAACAACATTCACATTGGCACCAGACATCTTACCTATAGGCCCACTTTTGGCCAGCAGCCGTCTCGGAAAAACAGCCGGCAGCTTCTGGCCAGAAGACTCAACCTGCCTAGAATGGCTTGATCAACAATCACCTTCCACAGTCATCTATGTTGCCTTTGGAAGCTTCACAGTTTTTGACCAAACCCAGTTCCAAGAATTGGCTCTGGCTCTTGAACTCTCCAATATGCCATTCCTCTGGATCGTGAGGCCAGACATCTCTGAAACTACCCCCTACCCTGAAGGATACAAAGAGAGAGTTGGCTCTAAAGGGATGATGGTGGGATGGGCCCAACAGCAGAAGGTTCTGGCGCACCCTGCAATTGCTTGCTTCATAAGCCACTGTGGTTGGAACTCTACCTTGGAAGGTCTAAGCAATGGGGTTCCATTCTTGTGTTGGCCATATTTTGCGGACCAGTTCCTCAATGAGAGCTACATTTGTGATGTATGGAAGGTAGGGATGAGGTTTGATAAGAATGAAAAAGGGATCATCGCGAAAGAAGAAATCAAGAACAAGGTGGAACAAGTCCTTGGAGACAAAAGTTTCAGTGCTAGGGCTTCAAAACTCAAGGATCTAGCTATGATCAATGTCAAAGAAGGTGGGCAGTCTAACATGATCTTCAAGAATTTTATGGAATGGATGAAGTCATAGACGTGTAATTTGCGGGTTACTACGGGCTATGTAGTAGTCAGCCTGGACCAATGATATGGCTTGATTTTTGTGGAGCCCAATATAAGGGGGTGAAAAAAGTTATAATGTTTCTATGTTAAATCtctaaataagaaaaaaaaaagttataaaGAGGTAAAGTTGTAATCTTTAGATTAATAGCCAAACAGCCCAAACTTCTCAGTAGTCTATACAATTAAGTATAATCCACTCAAAAAGTTGTGAcaattgtgattttttttcctctccAACATAAACAACCAAAAGTTTGTCTAGACGGTCAATCAGTCATAGGTTATTACAAACAATCAGCTTGCGTTTGAGCAAGTCTAATACAACTACAAAGTCACTATCGCTAAGACGCAATAAACATCTGTATATTTGTGTCACGATCATACTTACACAACTAAGAAACATAGATTGTGACATCTGATTCTTTTAAAGGGAGTTTTTATGCATACATCCTAAATTATCACCTAGGCctcatttttttcatattaatGTTGAAAAAGTCAACGCATGTGAAATGACCAAATAGACATTAAGAGtacaaatataaattaaaaaaaataagataacTTGAGTCTCAACTCTCAACTTCCACGACCTTAAAGACTAAGGAGGAGAAAATCCAACATACGAGCGATACAACATGGACAACATTAGAGATTTTGTAGTTGAGCAAAGCATCATTTTATGTCTTCGTACAAGAAGGTATGAATTTGTTGTTCTGTAATTCTATTTTCTCTATAAATTGATATATAGTATAACTCGGTATTTATATGGTTAAGAACATTATATTGAGTTCTAGTGATATAATAATTTTGGTTAACTATATTTGTGTGGTTTTTAGCTTCTAACTACAATGAGTTTATCAGTTCCACCACATTTGTCATATTTAATGATGGAGTTAAAGAACTTGgagataaatatatttgaCGATATACTATTGCAACAATTAAACAAGCTTTGAATCTTGACAAAATTTATAGACctattgaataaaaaaatatcattgtCAAATGTTCAAAATTAAAGGAGATTTAATTTGATTATGGACATTTTGGGAAAGATATGGAGGTCTAAATAACATTTCACTATATTATAAAAGCAAATTGGAGGTCCACTCATCAAAGAGGTCTAGATGTCAATTtaagaggtatgaatagaaactcaaTCTTTTAAAATACATTAAAAGTGCTAgaatttctttaatttcccACAATACTTTCCATACAAGATATCTTCTCGATATATATTGCATGCCTCAAATAAGGAGAAATTTCCTTAAGAAATGATCTCTTTGGAAACAATGCCATGCCATATCATTCCCTAGTAAGCTAAGGAAACATATATTTTAGGCTAAATTTTAAGAACGGTACATGACATTTGCCATACTAATAATTAAggctattttattttcaaaactaTCATTTAAGTACATAAACTATATAGTTCGATTTACTTTTGA contains:
- the LOC126798101 gene encoding UDP-glycosyltransferase 83A1-like — its product is MRKPHVVAIPYPAQGHVIPLMELSQCLVNHGFKVTFVNTEFNHKRVMNATADESHLRNAQIKQVPISDGLELWEDRNDLGKLSEAIQRVMPVKLEELIEKINQRESDEVTCVIADESCGWALEVARKMKIRRVVAFWPASAAALEVIFCIPKFIQEGIIHKDGTVLKDQMVELAPNMPTMKTTDFIWASIGDSTTQEIIFQVMERSNKTVKLADRLVCNSAFDLEPAAFTCLEPTTFTLAPDILPIGPLLASSRLGKTAGSFWPEDSTCLEWLDQQSPSTVIYVAFGSFTVFDQTQFQELALALELSNMPFLWIVRPDISETTPYPEGYKERVGSKGMMVGWAQQQKVLAHPAIACFISHCGWNSTLEGLSNGVPFLCWPYFADQFLNESYICDVWKVGMRFDKNEKGIIAKEEIKNKVEQVLGDKSFSARASKLKDLAMINVKEGGQSNMIFKNFMEWMKS